AGGGGTCAAGTATTTAAGGGGTCAAGTATCTTAAAACCACTCGAACCCTTGAATCCTCGAATCCTCGAATCCTACCCCATCGAAGTAAGATTAATCAGTCATGTTCATATTAATTATCCTAAATCCTTACGAGAGGAGATAAGCAGGGCATTTGATGGCGATACTGAACGTATATGTAGATTGAATTTCACACTGGGAGAAATTTTTGCAGAGGCTGCATTATCATTGCTTCGAAGCTCAGACATCAAACCAAACGATGTGGATGCCATAGCCTCTCACGGTCAGACCATTTACCATATACCTCCATCAGGGAGAAAAATGGGCTCAACACTTCAGATAGGCGAAGCCTCCATTATTGCAGAAAGGACAGGAATCCTCACTATATCTGATTTCAGAACACGTGATATGGCTGCAGGTGGTCATGGAGCTCCCTTAGTGCCCCTTGCAGATTATTTGCTTTTTAGAAAAGAAGGGCAGACAAGGGCAATACTGAATATCGGAGGGATTGCGAACGCGACGATTGTAAAAGAGGGAATTAGCGATACCATTGCCTTTGATATAGGACCCGGTAATTCACTGATTGATGAAGCAGCGAAAATTTATTCGGCAGGAAGGTCATCGTTTGATAAAAACGGTTCTATGGCAAAATCAGGAAAACCTGATAGTAATCTTCTGGATAAACTTTTATCCCATCCTTTCTTTAAAAAGAGGCCCCCAAAATCTACAGGCAGGGAGGTCTTTGGAACAGCATTTTTAAGGAAGGTTCTTAAGAGAAATACAAAACTTACCAGGCAGGATATGCTTTCAACCCTGACTTACCTGACAGCCATTAGCATCTATAATGCAATCATTCCTTTTCAGCCTGATGAAGTTATAGTAACTGGAGGGGGGACAAAAAACTTATTTCTTATGAGCCTCATTAAAGGTAAATTTGGAGAAAGGGGTATTGTCGTCAACAACATTTCTGTGTATGGGATACCTCCGGAGGCAAAAGAGGCAATCAGTTTTGCGATACTCGGATACCAGACATTGATGGGTAACCCAGGAAACCTGCCGAATGCAACAGGTGCGAAACATAGTGTAGTGCTCGGTAAAATAACTTTAAAATAGCAAAGGCAAAGGGTAAGCAGAAGGCAGTAAAATGTGTATCCCTTGTTCCTTTGTACGGGGGATGTTATCGAAGAAGATTAAAAAGTTAGGGTTCGTGCCATCTTCGCACTTTACGATATAGGTTCAGGTGATACAGTCGATATGTTGATAGATATCATAAAAATCCATTCTGATCCAGTATGCTGTGAGTGTGCCCGGTCTTCTTTAAACACAATCAGGAGACATCGGATAAGAGATAGCTATTGGCGGTCAGCCATCAGCCAAAAGTGGAGAACGAATTGCTTACTTATACAGATAAGATGCAGGATTTTTACTTATACACTGCATGATAACCTTTTTATCAAAACCCATTTCAATAAGTCTTCTGGCTGATTCAGTGACAGTAATCGAGCCGCCGAGTAGTTTGCCATGGGTATCTGTTACGCCCTGGGTTGTTGAGGAAATTTTTGTGTCTTTCACTGAATCTGAGACAATGATTATTTTTTTGGGGTTTTTTACCTTGAATACGAGTTCGATTGTTTTTGGACTAAGGTGATAAGGGTCTCCTATGACCTCGATATAGACATCTTTATTGAGGAGCCCGAAACCTGTGATGCCTGGTTCTCTATGATGGAAGCCACGCATTGCGTTAAAGATGTGGGTAATCCCTTTGGCTCCTGCATGGAAGCCAGCCTCTGCTTCTGTGTATGTAGCATCTGAATGCCCCATACTGACGATAATTCCCATGTCAGATATAGTTTTGATGAGTTTTACTGTATCTTTCAACTCGGGTGCGATGGTGATGATCTTTATCATATCTTCAAAACCTTCAATGAGTTTTTTGAGGTTATACTCTGTTGGTTGAAGGAATGATGTACCGTCGAGTGCTCCGCATCGTGATGGATTAAGAAACGGACCCTCAAGATGAACACCAACTATGAGCGATGAGCTATGAGCAATGAGCGAAGAACTTTTTGTCTCCGAACTCTGAACTCCGAACTCTGAACTGTTCTTTACTTTTTGTTCCCTGCCCCCTATCCCCTGCCCCCTATCCCCTTCTTTTTGAATTTCCATCGCTTTCTTGACAGCTATCATGTTCCCCCGCATTTCCTTAATAGGTGAGGAATATATCGTGGGCATTATTTCAGCAACACCGTGAGCGCCCTGTATTTCTGCTATTTTAAGGATATGTTCAGGGTCTTGTGTCTTCGTATCATAGCCACCTATGCCGTGGGTATGGATATCAATAATCTTCATATGAGCACAATAATAACAGAAATCACGGGCATAAACAAACACATATGGATTGAAAATAGTAAATGAATATAATACAGTAAGTTTATGAGTGAAGAAAAGGAGCGGATTATTTTGGGCAAGTGGTCTCGGGACGAGCTGGGCCACATCATTCGTGAGGCCTCTCATATTGAGGATGTGGGCAAGCGGATAGACTTTCTGTCCAGACAATTACTCCATGTGAATTATAGGGAATCAACATTAATCGGTGACATTATTACGCCTGAGGTTTTAGTGATCAATCTCGAAGGTGTTGATTGTTTCACCTTTATTGATTATGTAGAGGCAATGCGTCTATCCACTTCTTTCCCTGAATTCAAAGAGAATCTTAAAAAGGTGAGATACAAATCAGGAGAAGTTGCCTTTGAGAACAGAAATCATTTTTTCACAGATTGGCAAAGATTCAACAAAAGGTTTGTGAATGATATTACTGAAGACATAGGTGTTTACAGGATAAAAAGCGTGAGGAAGGTCCTGAATAAAAAGGAGGATGGCACATATTTCCTGCCGGGAATTGACCCTTACGAGCAGGAAATCAACTATATACCGGCGAAGGCCATGGATAGTGTGGTCATAAATAAGTTGAGAACGGGGAATTATGTCGGGATATATGCGGACATACCGGGGCTGGATGTTTCTCATGCAGG
The DNA window shown above is from Pseudomonadota bacterium and carries:
- a CDS encoding anhydro-N-acetylmuramic acid kinase, translated to MKIIGLMSGTSHDGVDAALVEITPVRGQGSGVGTRESGSNNKDSRGQVFKGSSILKPLEPLNPRILESYPIEVRLISHVHINYPKSLREEISRAFDGDTERICRLNFTLGEIFAEAALSLLRSSDIKPNDVDAIASHGQTIYHIPPSGRKMGSTLQIGEASIIAERTGILTISDFRTRDMAAGGHGAPLVPLADYLLFRKEGQTRAILNIGGIANATIVKEGISDTIAFDIGPGNSLIDEAAKIYSAGRSSFDKNGSMAKSGKPDSNLLDKLLSHPFFKKRPPKSTGREVFGTAFLRKVLKRNTKLTRQDMLSTLTYLTAISIYNAIIPFQPDEVIVTGGGTKNLFLMSLIKGKFGERGIVVNNISVYGIPPEAKEAISFAILGYQTLMGNPGNLPNATGAKHSVVLGKITLK
- a CDS encoding DUF1460 domain-containing protein, encoding MSEEKERIILGKWSRDELGHIIREASHIEDVGKRIDFLSRQLLHVNYRESTLIGDIITPEVLVINLEGVDCFTFIDYVEAMRLSTSFPEFKENLKKVRYKSGEVAFENRNHFFTDWQRFNKRFVNDITEDIGVYRIKSVRKVLNKKEDGTYFLPGIDPYEQEINYIPAKAMDSVVINKLRTGNYVGIYADIPGLDVSHAGIIIKYGNTVYLRHASSLKECRKVVDQNFKQYIADKPGVVVLQPKG
- a CDS encoding amidohydrolase family protein, producing the protein MKIIDIHTHGIGGYDTKTQDPEHILKIAEIQGAHGVAEIMPTIYSSPIKEMRGNMIAVKKAMEIQKEGDRGQGIGGREQKVKNSSEFGVQSSETKSSSLIAHSSSLIVGVHLEGPFLNPSRCGALDGTSFLQPTEYNLKKLIEGFEDMIKIITIAPELKDTVKLIKTISDMGIIVSMGHSDATYTEAEAGFHAGAKGITHIFNAMRGFHHREPGITGFGLLNKDVYIEVIGDPYHLSPKTIELVFKVKNPKKIIIVSDSVKDTKISSTTQGVTDTHGKLLGGSITVTESARRLIEMGFDKKVIMQCISKNPASYLYK